Proteins from one Gimesia maris genomic window:
- a CDS encoding GTPase → MSPSIENQKPVSCSAALLTPRGRGAVATIRVCGELISVAAAIDACFHAVNQKSLEAQPLNRIVYGLWGQGSNEDLVVCRLDQNTVDIHCHGGMAAVERILSDLEEQGCSRNSWEQLAKFTRTELDVELQERLTAATTFRTAEILLRQSEGLLKSAFEALLPVEGQSFNTGHFQSQIEKLLYWEPFGLHLVTPWRVVLAGRPNVGKSSLINAILGYERSIVFNEAGTTRDVLTATTAIEGWPIQFSDTAGIREQADALETTGIQRAEQMMQSSDCNLILIDVSQPEQADDQRLIALWSDSILVAHKTDLPRRWKQSLPDSAVSVSSITKSGIDILLDRLIQKLVPEVPDQNTPVPVTSRQIQLLHRALEALNKADQSVYTRLIQQLLS, encoded by the coding sequence ATGTCGCCATCGATTGAAAATCAGAAACCGGTTTCCTGTTCCGCGGCGCTGTTAACACCCCGCGGTCGGGGAGCCGTTGCGACAATACGCGTATGTGGCGAATTGATATCAGTGGCAGCTGCGATCGATGCCTGTTTCCATGCAGTAAATCAGAAATCACTGGAAGCACAACCACTGAATCGAATTGTATATGGGCTCTGGGGTCAAGGCAGCAATGAAGACCTGGTGGTCTGTCGTCTCGATCAGAATACGGTCGACATTCACTGTCACGGGGGAATGGCTGCTGTAGAGCGGATCCTTTCTGACCTGGAAGAACAAGGCTGCTCTCGCAATTCATGGGAGCAACTGGCGAAATTCACTCGAACAGAATTAGACGTCGAACTCCAGGAGAGACTCACCGCAGCAACCACGTTTCGTACTGCAGAAATTTTACTGCGCCAGTCAGAAGGCCTGTTAAAATCAGCATTCGAAGCACTCCTGCCTGTTGAAGGCCAATCCTTCAACACGGGTCACTTTCAATCACAAATCGAGAAATTACTGTACTGGGAACCATTCGGACTTCACCTGGTAACTCCCTGGCGTGTGGTTCTCGCCGGTCGACCCAATGTAGGCAAATCCAGTCTGATCAATGCCATCCTCGGCTATGAACGATCGATTGTATTCAATGAGGCTGGCACAACCCGTGATGTCCTCACTGCTACAACGGCAATTGAAGGCTGGCCCATTCAGTTTTCCGATACAGCGGGAATTCGCGAACAGGCTGATGCTCTCGAAACAACGGGAATACAGCGCGCAGAACAGATGATGCAATCATCCGACTGTAATCTCATCCTGATTGATGTCAGCCAGCCAGAACAGGCAGACGACCAGCGACTGATCGCTTTATGGTCTGATTCAATCCTGGTCGCGCACAAAACGGATCTTCCACGCCGCTGGAAACAATCTCTTCCCGACAGTGCGGTTTCAGTCTCCTCAATCACAAAATCAGGCATCGACATCCTGCTGGATCGATTGATTCAAAAACTTGTCCCGGAAGTTCCTGATCAAAACACACCCGTGCCTGTCACATCACGGCAGATTCAACTCTTACATCGCGCGCTCGAGGCACTTAATAAAGCAGACCAGTCTGTTTACACCAGGCTGATTCAACAACTTCTGTCTTAA
- the xseA gene encoding exodeoxyribonuclease VII large subunit, producing MSLAEPEILSVTETTRQIKNLVEANFPYAWVVGEISNCTMARSGHVYLTLKDDSAQLRAVIWKRTASRLKFQIEDGMEVIAAGPVEVYQARGTYQLNIEQLIPQGVGALELAFRQMQEKLAAEGLFNPEHKQPIPQFPRKIALVTSPTSAAVRDMLQVITRRWKAADLVIVPVAVQGEGAAEQIAAGIETAARIPGVDTIITGRGGGSLEDLWAFNEEVVARAIFACPIPIISAVGHEIDISIADLVADRRALTPSEAAELSVPLQSDVLATLTHWQNQLATNLKQRARQVRLQLDAIAGRPALTRPLDLVHQRAAQVDELDRRLKRSTREIISRYQTETRHLGSALDALSPLKVLNRGYSITRKETEDEPSTLNIVKSISQVKPGEVLHTRISDGTIISQIQEIRKDS from the coding sequence ATGTCACTTGCAGAACCCGAAATTCTTTCCGTTACCGAAACCACGCGACAGATTAAAAATCTGGTGGAGGCGAACTTCCCTTACGCATGGGTGGTGGGAGAAATCTCTAATTGCACTATGGCCCGTTCAGGCCATGTCTATCTGACTCTCAAGGATGACTCTGCCCAGTTAAGAGCCGTCATCTGGAAACGGACTGCATCACGATTAAAATTCCAGATTGAAGATGGCATGGAAGTCATCGCAGCCGGACCGGTCGAAGTTTACCAGGCGCGTGGAACGTATCAGCTGAATATTGAACAGCTGATTCCACAGGGCGTGGGTGCACTGGAATTAGCGTTTCGCCAGATGCAGGAAAAGCTGGCAGCGGAAGGACTGTTCAATCCCGAGCACAAACAACCGATTCCCCAGTTCCCGCGAAAAATTGCGCTGGTAACCAGCCCCACCAGCGCCGCAGTGCGCGACATGCTCCAGGTGATCACACGACGCTGGAAAGCCGCTGACCTGGTAATCGTACCGGTCGCTGTGCAGGGAGAAGGCGCCGCCGAACAGATTGCTGCAGGCATTGAAACAGCTGCCCGTATTCCCGGGGTAGATACCATCATCACCGGACGCGGAGGCGGCAGCCTGGAAGATCTGTGGGCCTTCAATGAAGAAGTGGTGGCCCGTGCTATTTTTGCCTGCCCGATTCCCATCATCAGCGCAGTCGGGCACGAAATTGATATCAGCATCGCCGATCTGGTCGCAGACCGTCGGGCATTGACACCGAGTGAAGCCGCAGAACTCTCTGTTCCGCTGCAATCCGATGTTCTGGCAACGTTGACTCACTGGCAGAATCAACTTGCCACAAACCTGAAACAACGTGCGCGACAGGTTCGCCTGCAACTTGATGCCATTGCCGGCCGCCCGGCATTGACTCGCCCTCTCGATCTGGTTCACCAGCGGGCTGCGCAGGTTGATGAACTGGACCGCAGACTGAAACGCAGCACGCGCGAAATCATTTCTCGATATCAGACCGAAACCCGACATCTGGGCTCCGCTCTGGATGCCTTGAGTCCACTCAAGGTATTGAATCGAGGATATAGCATCACGCGTAAAGAAACAGAAGACGAACCCTCCACTTTGAATATTGTAAAATCAATCAGTCAGGTAAAGCCAGGTGAGGTCCTCCACACACGCATCTCCGATGGCACAATTATCAGTCAGATTCAGGAAATCCGCAAAGACTCCTGA
- a CDS encoding sugar phosphate isomerase/epimerase family protein, producing the protein MSRFKLAVATRHFGQPIKRAIKTAAQIGARGVQLDVQNEISPVSFGASGERQFRKLLEEFNLSVASLRLPARRTLVDPEFLDERVSQIRSALEFAWRMKAPCLIIHPGTIQSTDSSNFPMICEVLNDLARHASHIGTDLCLACEKNSSAVIRELISNVTTGFVGIDFDTAEMVYTRQDPEKTIRELYTWIKSYRLRDAVREMDGEGSEVALGKGMVVWDHFLPLVLETGYQGWLTVDRTQGESKLEDCRSGISYLNSLLP; encoded by the coding sequence ATGTCACGCTTCAAACTCGCCGTCGCAACCCGCCATTTTGGCCAGCCCATCAAACGCGCTATTAAAACAGCCGCTCAGATCGGCGCGCGCGGAGTACAGCTCGATGTTCAGAATGAAATTTCACCTGTTTCTTTTGGCGCATCCGGCGAACGACAGTTTCGCAAACTGCTGGAAGAATTTAACCTGTCTGTCGCCTCGCTTCGGCTCCCGGCCCGTCGCACTCTGGTCGATCCGGAATTTCTCGATGAACGTGTCTCGCAAATCAGATCCGCATTGGAATTCGCCTGGCGGATGAAAGCTCCCTGCCTGATCATTCATCCGGGAACAATTCAGTCTACCGACAGCAGCAATTTCCCGATGATCTGTGAAGTACTGAATGACCTGGCGCGACATGCCTCGCATATTGGTACAGACCTTTGTCTCGCCTGTGAAAAGAACTCTTCCGCAGTGATCCGTGAACTGATCTCAAACGTCACCACGGGCTTTGTCGGCATCGACTTTGATACCGCGGAAATGGTTTACACGCGACAGGATCCTGAAAAAACGATTCGTGAATTGTATACATGGATCAAATCATACCGGTTACGTGATGCCGTGCGTGAAATGGATGGCGAAGGGTCGGAAGTCGCGCTGGGGAAAGGTATGGTCGTGTGGGATCACTTTCTACCCCTGGTTCTGGAAACCGGTTACCAGGGATGGCTCACCGTGGATCGTACACAAGGTGAAAGCAAGCTGGAAGACTGTCGCAGCGGCATTTCCTATCTGAATTCACTGCTACCCTGA
- a CDS encoding glycoside hydrolase family 15 protein, with translation MDDERFRSLKNSLQTVAETEELVGFLEEQGTFSFPALENGLFPAAIAHESTGYQSIWVRDNIHVAHALNAVGKSGPACRAISTLTEYFIKHRDRLDQIISGQASPSEVMKRPHIRFDGNTLGEIDEKWAHAQNDALGYYVWFYCLLLTQGKLEPVSGTLDLLAAFVRYFESIRFWEDADSGHWEEARKIEASSIGTVVSGLKMLKRYLDQSGNWSQFRYAGTPVSADAVDSLAQQGQAALDEILPAECIQADPLLSRKYDGALLFLIFPLGLIQGELAETIMEDVRSHLMGDYGIRRYLGDSYWCADYKEMLGEEDRTVDFSDDQSSRDKLLKPGQEAQWCIFDSILSIIYGQRFLQSENQEDLEKQRFHLDRSLSQLTTSESVFGPYKCPESYYLEKGRYVPNDITPLLWTQGNLMMALQQWKQTLKAPSDN, from the coding sequence ATGGATGACGAACGTTTCCGCTCTCTTAAAAATTCACTTCAGACTGTTGCTGAAACTGAAGAACTGGTTGGTTTCCTTGAAGAACAGGGGACATTCTCTTTTCCGGCCTTGGAGAATGGACTGTTTCCTGCGGCTATCGCACATGAATCGACGGGATACCAGAGTATATGGGTGCGAGACAATATTCATGTGGCGCACGCGTTAAATGCAGTGGGAAAATCCGGGCCAGCCTGCAGAGCGATTTCCACCTTGACGGAGTATTTTATCAAGCATCGGGATCGGTTGGACCAAATCATTTCCGGACAGGCCAGTCCCAGTGAAGTGATGAAACGCCCTCACATTCGCTTTGATGGCAATACTCTTGGCGAAATCGATGAAAAGTGGGCACACGCACAGAATGACGCGCTGGGGTATTACGTCTGGTTTTATTGCCTGTTGCTGACACAGGGAAAACTGGAACCCGTTTCAGGTACGCTGGATTTACTGGCAGCCTTCGTGCGGTACTTTGAATCAATTCGTTTCTGGGAAGATGCAGACAGTGGTCACTGGGAAGAGGCCCGGAAGATAGAAGCATCAAGTATTGGCACTGTGGTCAGTGGATTGAAAATGCTGAAACGCTACCTGGACCAGAGCGGGAACTGGAGTCAGTTTCGTTATGCCGGGACCCCCGTGTCTGCGGACGCAGTCGACTCACTGGCTCAACAGGGGCAGGCTGCCTTGGATGAGATCCTGCCTGCAGAGTGCATCCAGGCAGATCCCCTGCTGTCACGCAAGTATGATGGTGCGCTGTTGTTTCTGATTTTCCCGCTGGGCCTGATCCAGGGGGAACTGGCAGAGACGATTATGGAAGATGTTCGATCTCATTTGATGGGCGACTATGGAATCCGTCGTTATCTGGGCGATTCTTACTGGTGCGCCGACTACAAAGAAATGCTGGGTGAAGAAGATCGCACGGTTGATTTCAGCGATGACCAGTCCAGTCGGGATAAACTGTTGAAGCCCGGGCAGGAAGCGCAATGGTGCATTTTCGATTCTATCTTGTCGATAATTTATGGTCAGAGGTTTCTGCAGTCAGAAAACCAGGAAGATCTGGAAAAGCAGCGGTTTCACCTGGATCGCTCACTCAGTCAGCTTACGACCAGTGAGTCTGTATTTGGCCCGTATAAATGTCCTGAATCATACTACCTGGAAAAAGGCAGATATGTGCCGAATGACATCACTCCGCTCTTATGGACGCAGGGCAATCTGATGATGGCCCTGCAGCAGTGGAAGCAGACTTTGAAGGCTCCCTCGGATAACTAG
- a CDS encoding exodeoxyribonuclease VII small subunit, with translation MAKKEAAQSDTPLFEESLAELQEIVSTLEEGTAGLEESMEHFERGVKLLRSCYQSLESAEQKIEILTRVDADGNPVLEEFDSTASIDTKGPAKTGRRKSSSPKKDSDENENDRTLF, from the coding sequence ATGGCAAAGAAAGAAGCAGCACAGTCAGACACGCCCCTCTTCGAAGAATCACTAGCAGAATTGCAGGAGATCGTATCCACGCTGGAAGAAGGGACGGCCGGCCTTGAAGAATCGATGGAACACTTTGAACGTGGAGTGAAACTGCTCCGTTCGTGTTACCAGTCTCTGGAATCAGCCGAGCAGAAAATTGAAATCCTGACCCGCGTCGATGCAGATGGCAACCCGGTACTGGAAGAGTTCGATTCTACCGCATCAATCGATACGAAAGGACCTGCCAAAACAGGTCGACGCAAAAGCAGTTCTCCCAAAAAAGATTCCGATGAGAACGAGAATGACCGGACTTTGTTCTAG
- a CDS encoding type III pantothenate kinase: MTHSLKQLAIDVGNSRIKFVVLHTNLPVKDCKQLPLVEHAVSMAIDEPVPWDQLRNWLSNQPEEHCQSVVAGSNPRGIKKIVTDWALLPLLPPLEVFNTEDFPLNIEVDEPRKVGIDRLLNAIAANILRNINQGAIIVDTGTATTVDVVSPDGHFAGGSILPGFELSAKSLHDYTALLPLIPVADLRQEEPVVLGKHTTNAIRSGLFWGQLGAVRELIHQFQKHSLFNSSPEPPLVLLTGGGSSLLAPHLDDLVRFEPLLTLQGLAIVAQKISGIR; this comes from the coding sequence ATGACACATTCACTGAAACAACTGGCCATCGATGTCGGCAATAGTCGAATCAAGTTCGTGGTTCTGCATACAAACCTTCCCGTTAAAGATTGCAAGCAGCTCCCTCTGGTAGAACACGCCGTGTCGATGGCGATCGACGAGCCGGTTCCCTGGGATCAGTTAAGAAACTGGTTAAGCAATCAGCCTGAAGAACATTGCCAGAGTGTTGTCGCCGGTTCGAATCCACGGGGAATCAAAAAGATCGTTACGGACTGGGCACTGCTTCCGCTTCTGCCACCACTCGAAGTATTTAATACTGAAGATTTCCCGCTGAACATTGAAGTAGACGAGCCACGTAAAGTGGGGATTGACCGGTTATTGAACGCGATCGCCGCCAATATCCTGCGGAATATTAATCAGGGTGCCATTATCGTCGATACCGGAACAGCGACAACTGTGGACGTTGTCTCACCTGATGGCCATTTCGCTGGAGGATCGATTCTGCCAGGATTTGAACTTTCGGCAAAATCGCTGCATGATTATACCGCACTTCTGCCACTTATCCCTGTCGCTGATCTGCGACAGGAAGAACCAGTCGTGCTGGGCAAACATACAACAAATGCGATTCGCAGTGGCTTATTCTGGGGACAGCTCGGTGCAGTACGGGAACTGATTCACCAGTTTCAGAAACATTCCCTGTTCAACAGCAGTCCTGAACCGCCACTGGTTCTGCTTACTGGTGGAGGCTCTTCATTGCTGGCACCGCACCTCGATGATCTGGTCCGGTTCGAGCCATTATTAACACTGCAGGGGCTGGCAATCGTGGCACAAAAAATCAGCGGGATCAGATAA